A window of the Thermodesulfobacteriota bacterium genome harbors these coding sequences:
- a CDS encoding cupin domain-containing protein produces the protein MAKPEIEFIDIDTEYEWRPVEGDTLGIKEKILSLDPETGSYTRLLKFPPGIRTPETLVHDFWEEVYIVEGELIDLGKKKTFGKGFYACRPPGMKHGPYEIPRGCITFEIRYYK, from the coding sequence ATGGCGAAGCCGGAGATCGAATTTATCGACATCGACACAGAGTACGAATGGCGGCCCGTGGAGGGCGATACCCTCGGGATCAAGGAGAAGATCCTGAGCCTCGATCCGGAGACCGGATCCTATACCCGGCTGCTCAAGTTCCCCCCGGGAATCCGGACCCCGGAGACCCTCGTCCACGACTTCTGGGAAGAGGTCTATATCGTTGAGGGGGAGCTGATCGACCTTGGGAAGAAGAAGACCTTCGGTAAGGGGTTTTACGCCTGCCGGCCTCCCGGGATGAAACACGGACCCTACGAAATCCCCCGAGGATGCATCACCTTCGAGATCCGATACTACAAATGA
- a CDS encoding DUF2848 domain-containing protein — MKTLRFILETMGKEEEILFTVRRMINAGYTGRDQEKVRHHIEELKKEGVPAPDSTPTAYEMITQLVTFDEEIEVVSERTSGEAEYVLLCSGEEIYVGVGSDHTDRELEAVSILKSKQICPNVMSDRLWRFSEVEADWDGMVLRSWTEDETGKRVLYQEATLSAILSPGDLIDFVKKKAKEERLDGTMIFSGTIPLLTGTFLYGPSFEAELFNPRTGKRLGCHYRVRVLDYLRR, encoded by the coding sequence ATGAAGACCCTTCGATTCATCCTCGAGACCATGGGTAAGGAGGAAGAGATCCTTTTCACGGTCAGACGGATGATCAACGCCGGCTACACGGGCAGGGACCAGGAGAAGGTGAGGCACCATATCGAAGAGCTGAAGAAGGAGGGGGTGCCGGCGCCGGATTCGACGCCCACGGCCTACGAGATGATCACCCAATTGGTCACCTTCGACGAAGAGATCGAGGTGGTGAGCGAGCGGACCTCCGGCGAGGCCGAATATGTCCTCCTCTGCTCCGGAGAGGAGATTTATGTGGGCGTGGGAAGCGATCACACCGACCGGGAGCTGGAGGCGGTGAGCATCCTCAAATCGAAGCAGATCTGCCCCAACGTGATGTCGGACCGCCTCTGGAGGTTTTCGGAGGTGGAGGCGGACTGGGATGGAATGGTCCTGAGGTCCTGGACGGAAGACGAAACCGGGAAAAGGGTCCTCTATCAGGAGGCCACCCTTTCGGCGATCCTTTCGCCAGGGGACCTGATCGATTTCGTTAAGAAGAAGGCGAAGGAGGAGCGCCTCGACGGAACGATGATCTTCTCCGGAACCATCCCGCTCTTGACCGGGACCTTCCTCTACGGGCCATCCTTCGAGGCAGAGCTTTTCAACCCTCGAACGGGGAAGCGGTTGGGTTGCCATTACCGGGTCCGAGTGCTCGACTACCTGAGGAGATGA
- a CDS encoding carbon-nitrogen family hydrolase, which produces MQVVSVQLSIGDEEKAKRIERVEALLDQARGAELVILPEIWNIGYFSFDLYAKEAETIQGETARRLSRKAKEHGFFLHGGSFVEVEEGKLFNTSLLFDPDGQVIARYRKIHLFGYGSQESQLLTRGNEVVVVETPLGKLGMCTCYDLRFPELFRIMLDRGAELFLVTSGWPYPRLEHWLMFNRVRAIENSAFLVSSNGTGKNRGVQFCGHSMIVDPWGTILASAGDEECLLRAEIDLKKVSSVRKEFPAVQDRILRCV; this is translated from the coding sequence ATCCAGGTGGTCTCGGTTCAACTCTCGATCGGGGACGAGGAGAAGGCGAAGAGGATCGAACGGGTCGAGGCCCTGCTCGACCAGGCCAGAGGGGCGGAGCTCGTCATCCTTCCCGAAATCTGGAACATCGGCTATTTCTCCTTCGACCTCTATGCGAAGGAGGCCGAGACGATCCAGGGCGAGACGGCCCGCAGGCTCTCCCGGAAGGCCAAGGAGCACGGGTTCTTTCTCCACGGCGGAAGTTTCGTGGAGGTCGAAGAGGGAAAACTCTTTAACACCAGCCTCCTCTTCGATCCCGACGGGCAGGTTATCGCCCGTTACCGGAAGATCCACCTCTTCGGATACGGGTCTCAGGAGAGCCAGCTCCTTACCCGGGGGAACGAGGTGGTCGTGGTCGAAACGCCCTTGGGCAAACTGGGAATGTGCACCTGTTACGATCTCCGGTTTCCGGAGCTCTTCCGGATCATGCTCGACCGGGGCGCCGAACTCTTTTTAGTGACCTCGGGATGGCCCTATCCGAGGCTGGAGCACTGGTTGATGTTCAACCGGGTCCGGGCGATCGAGAACAGCGCCTTTCTCGTCTCAAGCAACGGCACGGGAAAGAACCGGGGGGTCCAATTTTGCGGACACAGCATGATCGTCGACCCCTGGGGGACGATCCTGGCCAGCGCCGGGGATGAGGAGTGCCTCCTCCGGGCCGAGATCGATCTGAAGAAGGTCTCCTCGGTTCGAAAGGAATTTCCAGCCGTCCAGGATCGAATTTTACGATGCGTCTGA
- a CDS encoding xanthine dehydrogenase family protein subunit M, with product MRLRPFEFFHPLSLQEGLDLLDRYGEEAQPIAGGTDLIVQMKQRLIRPPRLVNLLSLSELRKIEKTDQGLRIGALTRHAEIEGSALVREGWSLLARSCHKVGSPQIRHLGTVGGNLCNASPAADTAPALLVLGAEVSLSSKKGERRIPLEAFFKGPGQTVLREGELLKEVIVPGPPEGSRFSYLKLGRRKSMDLALVSVAVLLTLGGGDQRFEKVRIGLGSVGPTPIRAREAEKVIEGGPVKEEAIREAAEVASRHCEPITDIRASAEYRREMVKVLVARAIQDCLGLPIPPTGI from the coding sequence ATGCGTCTGAGGCCCTTTGAATTCTTCCATCCCCTTTCGCTTCAGGAAGGCCTCGACCTCCTCGACCGATACGGAGAGGAGGCCCAACCGATCGCAGGCGGGACAGATCTCATCGTCCAGATGAAGCAGAGGTTGATCCGGCCGCCCAGATTGGTCAACCTGCTTTCCCTTTCCGAGCTGAGGAAGATCGAAAAAACGGACCAGGGCCTGAGGATCGGCGCCCTGACGAGGCATGCCGAGATCGAAGGCTCCGCCCTCGTCCGGGAGGGGTGGTCCCTCCTCGCACGCTCCTGCCACAAGGTAGGCTCCCCCCAGATTCGCCATCTCGGAACGGTGGGCGGGAATCTCTGCAACGCCTCTCCTGCTGCCGATACCGCCCCGGCCCTTCTCGTCCTCGGAGCCGAGGTCAGCCTCTCGAGCAAGAAGGGGGAGAGACGAATTCCCCTCGAGGCCTTCTTCAAGGGCCCTGGCCAGACGGTCCTCCGGGAGGGAGAGCTTTTAAAAGAGGTGATCGTCCCGGGACCGCCCGAGGGGAGTCGTTTCTCGTATCTCAAATTGGGGCGGAGAAAGAGCATGGACCTCGCCCTGGTGAGCGTCGCCGTCCTCTTGACATTGGGAGGAGGCGATCAGAGGTTCGAAAAGGTAAGGATCGGTTTGGGTTCGGTCGGCCCGACCCCCATCCGGGCAAGGGAAGCAGAAAAGGTAATTGAAGGAGGACCTGTAAAGGAAGAGGCGATCCGTGAGGCGGCGGAGGTGGCCTCGAGGCATTGCGAGCCGATCACCGATATTCGGGCCTCTGCCGAATATCGAAGGGAGATGGTGAAGGTCCTGGTCGCAAGGGCGATTCAGGACTGCCTCGGGCTTCCCATCCCTCCCACGGGCATTTGA
- a CDS encoding (2Fe-2S)-binding protein, with product MKYPLRLTVNGELFELEVEAHRTLLEVLRKDLRLKGAKEGCGAGECGACTVLLDDEPVNSCLVLALQADGRRVTTIEGLAQGTTLHPLQEAFIRHGAIQCGFCTPGMILSAKAFLDRNPEPTEREIREALVGNFCRCTGYQKVVEAILSLTRREMGRKGPGG from the coding sequence GTGAAATATCCCCTGAGGTTGACGGTCAACGGAGAGCTCTTCGAGCTTGAGGTCGAAGCCCATCGGACCCTCCTCGAGGTGTTGCGAAAGGACCTAAGATTAAAGGGGGCCAAGGAGGGTTGCGGGGCTGGAGAGTGCGGGGCCTGCACCGTCTTGCTGGATGACGAGCCCGTCAACTCCTGTCTGGTCCTTGCCCTGCAGGCAGACGGAAGGCGGGTGACCACCATCGAAGGCCTGGCACAGGGGACAACCCTTCACCCCCTCCAGGAGGCCTTCATCCGGCATGGGGCGATTCAATGCGGATTCTGCACGCCGGGGATGATCCTCTCGGCCAAAGCCTTTCTCGATCGAAACCCGGAGCCCACGGAGAGGGAGATCCGTGAAGCCTTGGTGGGAAACTTCTGCCGCTGCACGGGATATCAAAAGGTCGTTGAAGCGATCCTCTCTTTGACACGAAGGGAAATGGGAAGAAAGGGCCCAGGAGGATGA
- a CDS encoding xanthine dehydrogenase family protein molybdopterin-binding subunit, with amino-acid sequence MSTYSIVGRSVPQIDGREKAQGKLEFITDLELPGMLYGKVLRSPLPHARIVSIDPSRAKRLRGVRAVVTAEDTPKIPFGPRTEDWQIFAVDKVRFIGDEVAAVAAVDEETAEEALDLIRVEYEELPAVFDPIEAMKPGAPLIHDRPNNIVSEFRLERGDVERAFRECDVVHAGRYYTNQVYQAYLEPMACIAHVDPSGRLTLYLATQIPSMTRLTYAKALGLPLEKVRVVVPPYGGAFGAKMETNLHLAAAVLSQKTGRPVRMVNSREEDFMAGNPRVPMYIDLKVGAKKDGRLIAKEVRVIGGSGARAIYSMAIVATACYRVDSLYRFEHLKTEGLTVYTNTVPTSCFRGFGNAQMTFALESTLDMIAEAIGMDPAELRIRNGLKTGEVSIHGWQIGSSGLEECVRRAVEVSGWEEKRRQKRFARGIGLACCNHVSGNRAFSREFDGGAGIVRIGREGKVLVYHGESDMGQGQRTVFSQIVAEALGVGLDRIEVAQVDTEISPFGLGSFATRGTVFGGNGLKAAAEAAKQQLLEGVAEIFETSPSALEIREGKVFVRDEPERCLPFEKVAEACMLRRGGAPVVGTGFWVPDTELPDPVTKYGNISPAYPFACQIAEVEVDTETGQVNVIRYTAAHDVGRAINPQAIEGQIHGGVAQGIGWALTEDMILRDGKVLNPDFRDYVMPGPLDLPPIQTILVEPVDPNGPYGAKGIGEPALNPSPAAVANAIYDAIGIRFTELPITPEKILKALKAKKRGSHG; translated from the coding sequence ATGTCGACCTATTCGATCGTAGGCCGTTCCGTCCCCCAGATCGATGGGCGGGAAAAGGCCCAAGGGAAACTTGAATTCATCACCGACCTCGAGCTACCGGGAATGCTCTACGGCAAGGTCCTGAGAAGCCCCCTCCCCCATGCGCGCATCGTATCGATCGATCCCTCCAGGGCAAAACGGTTGAGGGGAGTCAGGGCCGTGGTCACGGCCGAAGACACCCCTAAAATCCCCTTCGGTCCGAGGACGGAGGACTGGCAGATCTTCGCCGTAGATAAGGTCCGGTTCATCGGCGACGAGGTGGCCGCCGTGGCCGCGGTGGACGAGGAGACGGCAGAGGAGGCCCTCGATCTGATCCGCGTGGAGTACGAGGAGCTTCCCGCGGTCTTCGATCCCATCGAGGCGATGAAGCCCGGCGCCCCTTTGATCCATGACCGGCCCAACAATATCGTCTCTGAATTCAGATTGGAGCGGGGCGACGTGGAGAGGGCCTTTCGGGAGTGCGACGTCGTCCACGCCGGCCGCTACTACACGAACCAGGTCTATCAGGCCTATCTCGAACCGATGGCCTGTATCGCCCATGTCGACCCTTCGGGAAGATTGACCCTCTACCTGGCTACCCAGATCCCCTCGATGACAAGGCTCACCTATGCCAAGGCCCTGGGCCTTCCCCTCGAAAAGGTCCGGGTCGTCGTCCCTCCCTATGGCGGCGCCTTCGGCGCCAAGATGGAGACCAATCTTCATCTGGCCGCAGCCGTCCTCAGTCAGAAGACGGGAAGACCGGTCCGGATGGTCAACAGCCGAGAAGAGGACTTCATGGCCGGCAACCCGAGGGTCCCGATGTATATCGACCTCAAGGTGGGTGCCAAGAAGGACGGAAGGTTGATCGCCAAAGAGGTGAGGGTCATCGGCGGCTCCGGTGCGAGGGCGATCTATTCGATGGCCATTGTGGCCACGGCCTGTTACCGGGTCGACTCCCTTTACCGATTCGAACATCTAAAGACCGAGGGCCTGACGGTTTACACCAACACCGTCCCCACCAGCTGTTTCCGGGGCTTCGGAAATGCCCAGATGACCTTTGCCCTCGAGAGCACGCTCGATATGATCGCGGAGGCGATCGGGATGGACCCGGCCGAATTGCGGATCAGAAACGGGCTCAAGACCGGAGAGGTCTCGATCCATGGCTGGCAGATCGGCTCTTCGGGGCTGGAGGAGTGCGTGCGAAGGGCCGTGGAGGTCTCGGGCTGGGAGGAGAAACGCCGGCAGAAGCGTTTTGCCCGAGGCATCGGTCTGGCCTGCTGCAACCACGTCTCGGGCAACCGGGCCTTCTCCAGGGAGTTCGACGGGGGCGCCGGGATCGTGCGGATCGGAAGGGAGGGAAAGGTCCTCGTCTATCACGGCGAGTCCGACATGGGCCAGGGGCAGAGGACCGTCTTTTCCCAGATCGTGGCCGAGGCGCTCGGGGTTGGCCTTGATCGGATCGAGGTGGCCCAGGTCGATACCGAGATCAGCCCTTTCGGCCTCGGTAGCTTTGCCACGCGCGGGACGGTCTTCGGCGGAAACGGCCTTAAAGCCGCAGCCGAGGCTGCGAAGCAGCAGCTCCTCGAAGGGGTGGCCGAGATCTTCGAGACCTCCCCATCCGCCCTGGAGATCCGAGAGGGGAAGGTCTTTGTCAGGGATGAACCGGAGCGTTGCCTCCCATTTGAGAAGGTCGCCGAAGCCTGTATGCTCAGGCGGGGCGGCGCTCCTGTCGTGGGCACAGGGTTCTGGGTTCCGGATACGGAGCTTCCAGATCCCGTGACCAAGTACGGAAATATCTCTCCGGCTTATCCGTTCGCCTGCCAGATCGCCGAGGTGGAGGTGGATACCGAGACCGGCCAGGTCAACGTGATCCGTTACACCGCAGCCCATGACGTGGGGCGGGCCATCAATCCCCAGGCCATCGAAGGCCAGATTCACGGCGGGGTGGCCCAGGGGATCGGCTGGGCCTTGACGGAGGACATGATCCTCCGGGACGGAAAGGTGCTCAACCCCGACTTCAGGGATTACGTGATGCCGGGGCCGCTCGATCTTCCGCCGATTCAGACGATTTTGGTGGAACCGGTCGATCCCAACGGGCCTTACGGAGCCAAAGGCATCGGGGAGCCCGCGCTCAATCCCTCCCCTGCCGCGGTGGCCAATGCCATTTACGATGCCATCGGCATCCGCTTCACGGAGCTCCCCATCACCCCGGAGAAAATCCTGAAGGCACTGAAAGCCAAGAAGAGAGGGTCTCATGGCTGA
- a CDS encoding tRNA-dihydrouridine synthase produces MADLKVQFCGIEFKNPILAASAEPTLSAANMKQVIQTGAGGLVAKTVTDSEALRRLTKRSKFRYLDEEHRVCRGKVPRLFTFFGRTGLAEETPEEWMKELKEAQASALKSDCVIIGSVAGTTVESWVTLAKMIEDTGIRLVELNFGCPHPSEMKGTPTGMLVGQDKASASEITHRVTEAVKIPVIIKLTPQVADVVEMARAVRSAGASAVTIINRFVGFCVDIETGKPLLHGWAGVGGPWVKPLTLRWVSKIYTSLGLPITGTNGVYDWKDAVEFMMSGASLVQFCSVVMLKGYAYLGRIVKDLEGFLDRKGYGSVREIIGLAARAAMTYEEMESLPKEYASIDPTLCTACRRCFRSCFYNAIEVKGKAVRITEACRGCGLCTCVCPVPGAIHLQSEPLRFSS; encoded by the coding sequence ATGGCTGACTTGAAAGTTCAGTTTTGCGGGATCGAGTTTAAAAACCCCATCCTGGCGGCCTCGGCCGAGCCCACGCTCTCGGCGGCCAACATGAAGCAGGTCATCCAAACCGGCGCGGGCGGACTCGTGGCCAAGACCGTGACGGACTCCGAGGCCCTGAGGCGCCTGACCAAGAGGTCCAAGTTTCGCTACCTCGACGAAGAGCACCGGGTCTGTCGGGGGAAGGTGCCCCGCCTCTTCACCTTTTTCGGTCGAACCGGCCTCGCCGAAGAGACGCCCGAAGAGTGGATGAAGGAGCTGAAGGAGGCCCAGGCCTCTGCCCTGAAATCGGATTGCGTGATCATCGGCAGCGTGGCCGGGACGACGGTCGAAAGCTGGGTGACCCTTGCGAAGATGATCGAAGACACGGGGATCCGCCTGGTCGAGCTTAACTTCGGGTGTCCCCACCCCTCGGAGATGAAGGGGACGCCCACGGGCATGCTGGTCGGGCAGGATAAAGCCTCGGCCTCCGAGATCACCCATCGGGTGACCGAGGCCGTGAAGATTCCCGTGATCATCAAACTGACGCCCCAGGTGGCCGATGTGGTGGAGATGGCCCGGGCGGTCCGATCGGCAGGGGCCTCGGCCGTGACGATCATCAACCGCTTCGTCGGATTCTGCGTCGATATCGAGACAGGAAAACCCCTCCTCCATGGGTGGGCAGGCGTGGGAGGTCCCTGGGTCAAACCCTTGACCCTCCGATGGGTCTCCAAGATTTACACGAGCCTCGGCCTTCCCATCACCGGGACCAACGGCGTCTACGACTGGAAGGACGCCGTGGAGTTTATGATGTCCGGGGCGAGCCTGGTCCAGTTCTGCTCGGTCGTGATGCTCAAGGGATATGCCTATCTCGGGCGAATCGTGAAGGACCTGGAAGGCTTCCTGGACCGCAAAGGATACGGGTCGGTTCGAGAGATCATCGGCCTGGCGGCCCGGGCGGCCATGACCTACGAGGAGATGGAATCGCTTCCCAAGGAATATGCCTCGATCGATCCCACCCTGTGCACCGCCTGCAGGCGCTGTTTTCGTTCCTGTTTCTACAACGCGATCGAGGTAAAGGGGAAGGCCGTGAGGATCACCGAGGCCTGCCGGGGCTGTGGCCTCTGCACCTGCGTCTGTCCCGTGCCGGGCGCCATCCACCTTCAGAGCGAACCGCTCCGTTTTTCTTCTTGA
- a CDS encoding FCD domain-containing protein codes for MDRIFRKAKQSRAFEDVVSQIQEAILEGRLKTGERLPGERQLREAFQVSRGTLREALRTLEQKKLIQIRTGARGGAIVCPVNTEPVSESLDLLLRYQKVGLKELAEFREEVEGAVAERAARRAKKEDIEELKAYLGSMQPLLEDGRNTWREMIEIDNQFHRCLARMAGNRVFESILTIVYDNIFRYFDRFLPRDKKVVERIYKDLSGIVEAIQMKDPQKTKALIQDHVRRFDRMMEANRKKVFG; via the coding sequence ATGGATCGGATCTTCAGGAAGGCCAAACAGAGCCGGGCCTTCGAGGACGTCGTCTCCCAGATCCAGGAGGCGATCCTCGAAGGGAGATTGAAAACCGGGGAGCGGCTTCCGGGCGAACGGCAGTTGCGGGAGGCCTTTCAGGTCAGCCGGGGCACCCTGAGGGAGGCCCTCCGGACCCTGGAGCAGAAGAAGCTCATCCAGATCCGGACCGGAGCCCGAGGGGGCGCGATCGTCTGTCCGGTCAACACCGAGCCCGTCAGCGAAAGCCTCGACCTCCTGCTCCGGTATCAGAAGGTCGGCCTGAAGGAGCTCGCGGAGTTCCGGGAGGAGGTGGAGGGAGCCGTGGCCGAGAGGGCAGCCCGGAGGGCGAAGAAGGAGGACATCGAGGAGCTGAAGGCCTATCTCGGATCGATGCAACCCCTCCTCGAGGACGGCCGAAATACCTGGAGGGAGATGATCGAGATCGACAACCAATTTCATCGATGCCTGGCCCGGATGGCGGGCAACCGGGTCTTCGAATCGATCCTGACGATCGTCTATGACAACATCTTTCGGTATTTCGATCGGTTCCTTCCCAGAGACAAGAAGGTGGTCGAGAGGATCTACAAGGACCTGAGCGGGATCGTCGAGGCCATCCAAATGAAGGACCCCCAGAAGACCAAGGCCCTGATCCAGGACCACGTGAGGCGGTTCGACCGGATGATGGAGGCAAATCGGAAGAAGGTCTTCGGGTGA
- a CDS encoding TRAP transporter substrate-binding protein, which produces MKKVSLWTLTILLCIGIGVSWVTPKSTEAQTISWKMQTTWPAGMALHTSAVGLAKRIEEMTGGRLKIEVLPAGAIVPAFEVLGAVHKGTLDAAHGWSAYWIGRHPAANLFSSVAGGPFGMDNVDYAGWLYHGGGLELYRELYLDVMKMNVMVFPTDIIASEPLGWFKKPIKSWADLKGIKMREAGLTAEIYKEAGITVVAMPGGEILPAMERGVIDGAAFMCPTTDKELGLMDVAKFYHAPGIHRHTGTLELLINKEKWDRLPADIKAIVDVASRENLFRAWIDLVDKNVKDLEVLKTKHGVKLVETPKEVILEILKAWDKVAARYVAKDPFFAKVYASQKEYARKIVEYRREFYVPYELVADYYWPKKK; this is translated from the coding sequence ATGAAAAAGGTAAGCCTGTGGACGTTGACAATACTTCTTTGCATAGGAATAGGTGTCTCATGGGTCACGCCCAAATCGACCGAGGCCCAGACCATCTCCTGGAAGATGCAGACGACCTGGCCCGCGGGCATGGCCCTTCACACGAGCGCGGTCGGTCTGGCCAAGAGGATCGAGGAGATGACAGGCGGCAGGCTCAAGATCGAGGTCTTGCCTGCAGGGGCCATCGTCCCTGCCTTTGAGGTCTTAGGAGCGGTCCACAAGGGGACCCTCGATGCGGCCCACGGATGGTCCGCCTACTGGATCGGAAGACACCCGGCGGCCAACCTCTTCTCCAGCGTGGCAGGCGGTCCCTTCGGCATGGACAACGTGGACTATGCGGGCTGGCTCTACCACGGAGGAGGACTGGAGCTTTACAGAGAACTTTACCTCGATGTGATGAAGATGAACGTCATGGTCTTTCCGACCGACATCATCGCCTCCGAACCCTTAGGTTGGTTTAAGAAGCCGATCAAGTCCTGGGCCGATTTAAAGGGGATCAAGATGCGAGAGGCGGGCTTGACGGCGGAGATCTATAAAGAGGCGGGCATCACGGTCGTGGCCATGCCCGGAGGCGAGATCCTGCCTGCGATGGAGCGGGGGGTGATCGACGGAGCGGCCTTCATGTGCCCCACCACGGACAAGGAACTGGGACTCATGGATGTGGCCAAATTCTACCATGCCCCGGGCATCCACCGGCACACCGGCACCTTGGAGCTCCTCATCAACAAAGAGAAATGGGATAGACTGCCAGCGGACATCAAGGCCATCGTCGATGTGGCCAGCCGCGAAAACCTCTTCCGCGCCTGGATCGACCTGGTCGATAAGAACGTAAAGGACCTCGAAGTCCTCAAGACCAAACATGGTGTGAAACTGGTCGAGACCCCCAAAGAGGTCATCCTCGAAATCCTGAAGGCGTGGGATAAGGTGGCGGCCCGATATGTGGCCAAGGACCCCTTCTTCGCCAAGGTCTATGCCTCCCAGAAGGAGTATGCGAGGAAGATCGTGGAGTATCGCCGGGAATTCTACGTGCCCTACGAGTTGGTCGCCGACTACTACTGGCCGAAGAAGAAGTAG
- a CDS encoding TRAP transporter small permease subunit has translation MNLSIEKLLSIARGIDRISLWSGTKAAWLILPLIFGLTYEVISRYLFKAPTIWAYDLAYMLYGSHFMLGAAFTLFKKGHIRTDIFYDKWSPKKQGTVDALLYIFFFFPGIALFFVASLEEAIHSWSLWERSEVGAWRPPIFPFKTVIPLTALFLLVQGVSELIKSLYAAKKGEWP, from the coding sequence ATGAACCTATCGATCGAAAAACTGTTGAGCATCGCCCGCGGCATCGACCGGATCAGCCTCTGGTCGGGCACCAAGGCAGCCTGGCTCATCCTGCCCCTCATCTTCGGGCTGACCTATGAGGTGATCTCTCGCTATCTCTTCAAGGCCCCGACCATCTGGGCTTACGATTTGGCCTATATGCTCTACGGAAGCCATTTCATGTTGGGCGCGGCCTTCACCCTCTTCAAAAAGGGCCATATTCGGACCGATATCTTCTATGACAAGTGGTCTCCCAAAAAACAGGGGACGGTTGATGCCCTGCTCTACATCTTCTTCTTCTTCCCCGGCATCGCCCTCTTCTTCGTGGCCAGCTTGGAGGAGGCCATCCACTCCTGGAGCCTGTGGGAGAGGTCCGAGGTGGGCGCCTGGCGTCCGCCCATCTTCCCGTTTAAAACGGTGATCCCCCTGACCGCCCTCTTCCTTCTCGTCCAGGGGGTCTCCGAATTGATCAAAAGCCTCTATGCGGCCAAAAAGGGAGAATGGCCATGA
- a CDS encoding TRAP transporter large permease subunit, with protein sequence MKPEYVGLILLGSLLTGIFVGFPIAFTLIILAVVFGYIGFGMGVFDLMVFQTLGLMKEETLAAVPLFIFMGHLLEHAGLMERLFKSFQSILGGLKGSLYLGVLLTATIFATATGIIGASVTVIGLMAAPLMIKSGYDTRLSAGVITAGGALGILIPPSVMLVVIGPVVGVSVVKLFVAAILPGLLLSALYCTYSLIKCHIWPELGPTVPPEERITSTREILKELFSGIVPMAFIIFAALGSIIAGLATPTEAAAMAASGALLLTIAYRKLTREVLKEAAYKTIQTSSMILFLAMASNIFGAVFTRLGTSSMIAKAMLSIPIPPMGMLALLMVVIFLLGWPLEWPAIVFIFLPIFLPVVQELKLDKVWFSTLVAVNLQTAYLSPPVAMAAYYLKAVAPKWELLDIYKGMAEFMVLQVIGLILVFIFPQIALWLPNLLLK encoded by the coding sequence ATGAAGCCGGAATATGTGGGACTCATCCTTTTAGGATCGCTCCTTACGGGAATCTTCGTTGGATTTCCCATCGCCTTCACGCTCATCATCCTCGCTGTGGTCTTCGGGTATATCGGCTTCGGCATGGGCGTCTTCGACCTGATGGTCTTTCAGACCCTCGGTCTGATGAAGGAGGAGACCTTGGCCGCCGTTCCCCTTTTCATCTTCATGGGCCATCTCTTAGAACATGCGGGATTGATGGAGCGGCTCTTCAAATCCTTCCAATCGATCTTGGGCGGCCTCAAGGGCTCTCTCTACCTCGGCGTCCTTCTGACGGCAACGATCTTTGCCACCGCCACGGGGATCATCGGCGCTTCGGTCACGGTGATCGGGTTGATGGCCGCCCCGCTCATGATCAAAAGCGGCTACGACACGAGGCTCTCCGCAGGGGTGATCACCGCAGGAGGAGCCCTGGGCATCCTCATCCCACCGAGCGTCATGCTCGTCGTCATCGGACCGGTGGTGGGCGTCTCGGTCGTCAAACTCTTCGTTGCGGCCATCCTGCCCGGCCTTCTCCTGTCGGCCCTCTACTGCACCTACTCCCTGATCAAGTGTCACATCTGGCCCGAGCTGGGTCCCACGGTGCCTCCGGAGGAGAGGATCACCTCGACCCGCGAGATCTTAAAAGAGCTCTTTTCGGGGATCGTGCCGATGGCCTTCATCATCTTTGCTGCCCTCGGAAGCATCATCGCAGGCCTGGCCACACCGACCGAGGCCGCGGCCATGGCGGCCAGTGGCGCCCTCCTCCTGACCATCGCCTATCGAAAGCTGACCCGAGAGGTCTTGAAAGAGGCGGCCTACAAGACGATCCAGACCTCGAGCATGATCCTCTTTCTCGCGATGGCCTCAAACATCTTCGGCGCGGTCTTCACCCGCCTGGGGACGAGTTCGATGATCGCCAAGGCGATGCTCTCCATCCCCATCCCTCCGATGGGCATGCTGGCCCTGCTCATGGTCGTCATCTTCCTCTTGGGATGGCCCCTCGAGTGGCCGGCCATCGTCTTCATCTTCCTTCCCATCTTCCTTCCTGTGGTTCAGGAATTGAAATTAGACAAGGTCTGGTTCAGCACCCTGGTGGCGGTCAACCTTCAGACGGCCTACCTCTCTCCGCCCGTGGCCATGGCCGCTTACTATCTGAAGGCCGTGGCCCCGAAGTGGGAGCTGCTCGACATCTATAAAGGGATGGCCGAGTTCATGGTCCTCCAGGTGATCGGCCTCATCCTCGTCTTCATCTTTCCCCAGATCGCCCTCTGGTTGCCGAACCTTTTGCTAAAATAG